From Chromohalobacter canadensis, one genomic window encodes:
- a CDS encoding helix-turn-helix transcriptional regulator has product MNENERVEEQATVRLMRWPEVEEITGLSRSTLANMAANGRFPEPVQVSAHITAFLSTEVAAWFQELKARRVHYQGAGTWKRHGTSAQQSATPI; this is encoded by the coding sequence ATGAACGAGAACGAGCGAGTTGAGGAGCAAGCAACGGTGCGCCTGATGCGCTGGCCGGAGGTCGAGGAGATTACCGGCTTGTCACGCAGCACGTTGGCCAACATGGCGGCCAACGGCCGGTTTCCTGAACCGGTCCAAGTGTCAGCACATATTACGGCCTTTCTGAGCACAGAAGTAGCGGCGTGGTTTCAGGAGTTAAAAGCGCGCCGCGTCCACTACCAGGGCGCTGGAACCTGGAAGCGTCATGGCACCTCCGCGCAGCAAAGTGCCACCCCCATCTGA
- a CDS encoding replication endonuclease, with amino-acid sequence MTTMKWPLMVSAAREVERAMGTPQCRKFRRQIFERFEAVADDLVCGAVAVATTHGYSKPGNRGNAEANIWLRIMQKQLMLGPFNVTHEDEALEDYARAKADAIVATQERHYRTVRAGYAEARRRHFWRPALPADTRLAGLTFRRHVWPTSRDAEIESLREGLEIAHKHSLDVAPVVELKRLSGSQRRVILSKLGSAPWWRRKLRTLANQRLDQFMRMVRRVHKRAGIYVSDMVFKRWQRRQNENLEMLEGTTAINQFEQEYTLAELSAKSVGNRDIRFKETMMRIRETEAFAHRHGHRAVFVTWTLPSAWHAVLQESGQSNPKYNGSTPRDAHAQLQKLWTRARAKLKRDGIAYYGIRTVEPHHDGCPHWHMLLWVAEDQIKPLEASLRRYALSIDPEEVAGKEHVRIRFEHIDPTKGSAAGYVIKYVAKNINCTQRSDEVDQYGRPMDVAAPRIAAWASVHGIRQFQFFGLPSVTVWRELRRLRDPDDDSFAASCFEDWIAATKPDPEALAILHDLRRAANGSRWDNFLELCGGPCVPMTERPARPWRMTRLDPKGEHVDPNSGEIRVDLEKLGIYGEPVEATIGITVTSDTGEASFMTRVYRWEIKPTEAGGQRSDAVAEPWTRVNNCTGPDIEPRQPGPQEAHDQEKRYKAWRASTEVRAEMEGLEEYEHQLRAALHQKFAPQPEWGAPEYFPPELESFEEATGPVEDQGPAPQNPVTAESQALWQLLISSAEAEQRRRLGIDDETTLRLAAMFFEPPAERQERSNWSSLMLGINRKRTRSPRGGQMSAEEARLIAAGLWEAPAPTTPFSTQHA; translated from the coding sequence ATGACTACCATGAAGTGGCCGTTGATGGTCAGCGCCGCCCGTGAGGTCGAACGGGCCATGGGGACACCTCAATGCCGGAAGTTCCGCCGGCAGATCTTCGAACGCTTCGAGGCCGTCGCAGACGATCTTGTTTGCGGTGCTGTGGCAGTGGCCACCACCCACGGTTACAGCAAACCGGGCAATCGCGGTAACGCCGAAGCGAATATTTGGCTTCGCATTATGCAGAAGCAACTTATGCTCGGCCCCTTCAACGTGACCCACGAGGATGAGGCTCTAGAGGACTACGCGCGTGCCAAGGCAGACGCTATCGTCGCGACCCAAGAACGCCATTACCGAACAGTTCGAGCCGGCTATGCGGAGGCTCGTCGCCGACATTTCTGGCGACCCGCACTGCCGGCAGACACCAGGCTCGCCGGATTAACCTTCCGCCGCCATGTATGGCCAACCAGCCGGGATGCCGAGATCGAGAGCCTTCGCGAAGGACTAGAGATCGCCCACAAGCACAGCCTGGACGTAGCCCCTGTGGTCGAGCTCAAGCGCCTGAGCGGTTCCCAGCGGCGCGTCATACTAAGCAAGTTGGGATCGGCACCATGGTGGCGGCGTAAGCTGCGCACGCTGGCGAACCAACGCCTCGATCAGTTCATGCGAATGGTGCGCCGAGTGCACAAGCGTGCCGGGATCTATGTCAGCGACATGGTGTTCAAGCGCTGGCAGCGCCGGCAGAACGAGAACCTGGAGATGCTCGAGGGCACCACGGCGATCAACCAGTTCGAACAGGAATACACCCTAGCCGAGCTGTCCGCAAAGAGCGTGGGCAACCGCGACATCCGTTTCAAGGAAACGATGATGCGGATCCGCGAGACCGAGGCCTTCGCCCATCGCCATGGGCATCGTGCAGTGTTCGTCACCTGGACCTTACCTAGTGCTTGGCATGCAGTACTTCAGGAAAGCGGGCAGTCCAACCCTAAATACAACGGTTCGACCCCGCGTGATGCTCACGCCCAGCTGCAAAAGCTATGGACTCGGGCCCGGGCCAAGTTGAAGCGCGACGGTATCGCCTATTACGGCATTCGTACCGTCGAACCCCATCACGACGGATGCCCGCACTGGCACATGCTGTTGTGGGTCGCCGAGGACCAGATCAAGCCACTGGAGGCTTCCCTTCGCCGCTATGCCCTGTCGATCGACCCCGAGGAGGTCGCCGGCAAGGAGCATGTTCGTATCAGGTTCGAGCACATCGACCCCACCAAGGGTAGCGCCGCCGGCTACGTCATCAAGTATGTCGCCAAGAACATCAATTGCACCCAGCGTAGCGACGAGGTCGACCAGTATGGTCGCCCAATGGATGTCGCAGCGCCGCGGATCGCCGCCTGGGCATCGGTCCACGGCATCCGTCAGTTTCAGTTCTTTGGCTTGCCGAGCGTGACGGTGTGGCGCGAGCTGCGCCGCCTGCGCGATCCCGATGACGATTCCTTCGCCGCCTCCTGTTTCGAAGACTGGATCGCGGCTACCAAGCCCGACCCAGAGGCGCTGGCCATCCTCCACGACCTACGACGCGCCGCGAACGGCAGCCGCTGGGACAATTTCCTGGAGCTGTGTGGCGGGCCTTGCGTTCCCATGACCGAGCGTCCAGCTCGCCCGTGGCGAATGACTCGCCTCGACCCGAAGGGTGAGCACGTCGACCCAAATAGCGGCGAGATTCGTGTCGATCTGGAGAAGCTCGGAATTTACGGCGAGCCCGTCGAGGCAACCATTGGCATCACTGTCACTAGCGATACCGGAGAGGCATCTTTTATGACCCGTGTCTATCGCTGGGAAATCAAGCCAACGGAGGCTGGAGGACAGCGGAGCGACGCAGTCGCGGAGCCTTGGACTCGTGTGAATAACTGTACGGGGCCTGATATCGAGCCCCGACAGCCAGGCCCGCAGGAGGCCCATGACCAAGAAAAGCGATACAAAGCATGGCGGGCCAGCACCGAAGTCAGGGCTGAGATGGAAGGCCTCGAGGAGTATGAACACCAGCTCCGAGCCGCCCTCCACCAGAAGTTCGCTCCGCAGCCAGAATGGGGCGCACCTGAGTACTTTCCTCCGGAGTTGGAAAGCTTCGAGGAAGCCACTGGGCCGGTCGAAGACCAGGGGCCGGCACCTCAAAACCCCGTCACCGCCGAGTCGCAGGCCCTGTGGCAACTGCTGATCTCGAGCGCCGAGGCTGAGCAGCGCCGCAGACTCGGCATCGACGACGAGACTACCCTTCGCCTGGCCGCGATGTTCTTCGAGCCCCCCGCCGAACGTCAGGAACGCTCAAATTGGTCAAGCCTAATGCTTGGTATCAACCGCAAGCGTACGCGTAGCCCGCGGGGCGGCCAGATGAGCGCCGAGGAGGCGCGATTGATCGCAGCGGGGCTGTGGGAGGCCCCGGCCCCTACTACACCTTTTTCCACGCAGCATGCATGA
- a CDS encoding phage tail tape measure protein, with product MAKDLSLQVRLQAIDKITSPLKKITKGSGKTAEAIRASKDQLRDLNKQQKDVSAYRQTRWAMRGNQRTIDEMTEKQKEYSKALEGQRERHVNIKASLTSTRRQYDKLAKQVAQATEPNKKLSGELEKARIALTSQQQAFDKSSRAIKTYRDRSRHAEDQVKNLNRAQQGHQDRLSGIKRSLDEAGVSTEDMTRAARDLRTQEERLNETLERQKKRLERIKDVRERLSGIRSRGGAVLNNGRSLAAGAGIAGGVATAAVGGLGHNFASSGEEVRQWSARLGIATEQLSRLQYAGSQFGVQNDAMTDALKELSLRTDEFTSTGKGPGAEAFTRLGLSPEQLEAASNDTGELFSMVLGQLREVENVAARQRIVDELFGGQGGEQLAEFAGASADEIRRLVNEADELGVTLGAQDTKAAQEYMRAWRGATGALKGVRNILGRELAPELAGLFKKFSSWVKTNRDQVQQFAKDFRSGLRDVLPLIVESAKGLAEFARTSAIIVQRVAEMVGGFDNLAIIMSALFASKTIGSVLSLVTAIGGLAGGGKAMEGLGKSMKWTGRQAKGPLISALKGVWKTVSGVTLGLRAFGDILWAVGKGMTQSMAGALKKLTKGGFRAIGQAANWMGSAFRTVSIHAHALATRALPMLGNALVSLGKGFVTLASAIGRAGVALLANPMTWIILGIVAAVAALAGAAYLIYKNWGSISGWFAQRWADIKAAFSGGIGSVMRLLADWSPIGLLYRGITAALEKLGVDIPDKFKSLGGFIVDGLIGGLTSKLAALKDKVTGIASSVKGWFAGVLDMHSPSRVFAQFGGYTIDGLNQGLDAQRNEPARRIAQIAKSVTRAGAGMALGAVTLPAAAAMPDAAAMPAAAAMPIANDVPIDTRAPLQSPGGGGGVNIQGGINIEVNASPGMDEQALARYVRAEVERALADASRDAAARKRSAFHDID from the coding sequence ATGGCGAAGGATCTGAGCCTTCAAGTTAGGCTTCAAGCGATCGACAAGATCACCAGCCCCCTCAAGAAGATCACTAAGGGCAGCGGCAAAACCGCCGAGGCTATAAGGGCCAGCAAAGACCAACTGCGCGATCTCAACAAGCAACAGAAGGATGTCAGCGCTTATCGTCAGACCCGCTGGGCCATGCGCGGCAACCAGCGCACCATCGATGAGATGACTGAGAAGCAAAAGGAGTATTCCAAAGCCCTGGAAGGGCAACGTGAGCGCCATGTCAATATCAAAGCCAGCCTGACATCCACGCGAAGGCAATATGACAAGCTCGCTAAGCAAGTTGCCCAAGCTACCGAGCCAAATAAGAAGCTCAGTGGAGAGTTAGAAAAGGCACGTATCGCCCTAACGTCACAACAGCAAGCCTTTGACAAATCCAGCCGCGCAATCAAGACATATCGTGATCGCTCGCGTCATGCCGAGGACCAGGTTAAAAATCTGAACCGTGCCCAGCAGGGGCACCAAGACCGCCTCTCAGGTATAAAACGCAGCCTCGACGAAGCTGGTGTCAGTACCGAGGACATGACCCGCGCGGCGCGAGATCTTCGCACTCAGGAAGAACGCCTCAACGAGACCTTGGAGCGCCAGAAAAAACGCCTTGAGCGCATCAAGGACGTGCGTGAGCGGCTATCCGGCATTCGTTCCCGTGGGGGCGCCGTGTTGAATAACGGGCGCAGCCTAGCCGCCGGCGCCGGAATCGCCGGCGGCGTAGCTACCGCCGCCGTTGGCGGCCTCGGTCACAACTTCGCGTCAAGTGGCGAAGAGGTGCGCCAATGGTCGGCCCGACTTGGGATAGCTACTGAACAGCTATCGCGACTGCAATATGCAGGGAGTCAGTTCGGCGTACAGAACGACGCTATGACCGATGCTCTAAAGGAGCTTTCTCTCAGAACGGATGAATTTACTTCGACCGGCAAAGGTCCCGGTGCGGAAGCCTTCACACGCTTAGGACTAAGCCCCGAACAGCTTGAAGCCGCCTCCAACGACACTGGGGAGCTATTCAGCATGGTGCTGGGTCAGCTCCGCGAGGTGGAAAACGTCGCCGCGCGCCAACGTATCGTTGATGAACTATTCGGCGGACAAGGCGGCGAACAACTAGCCGAATTCGCCGGGGCGAGTGCCGATGAAATACGGCGTCTTGTCAACGAAGCCGATGAGCTGGGCGTGACGCTCGGTGCCCAAGACACCAAAGCTGCTCAGGAATACATGCGCGCCTGGCGTGGGGCCACTGGCGCCTTGAAAGGCGTCCGCAACATTCTGGGCCGCGAGCTGGCTCCAGAGCTCGCTGGCCTGTTCAAAAAATTCAGTAGCTGGGTGAAAACCAATCGCGACCAGGTCCAGCAGTTCGCGAAAGATTTCCGCTCAGGCCTACGCGATGTACTGCCATTAATCGTCGAGAGTGCCAAGGGTCTCGCCGAATTCGCGCGCACGTCAGCGATCATCGTTCAACGCGTGGCAGAAATGGTCGGCGGGTTCGATAACCTAGCGATCATCATGTCCGCCCTCTTCGCCAGCAAGACTATCGGCTCGGTCCTGTCACTAGTCACCGCCATCGGCGGCCTAGCCGGCGGCGGAAAAGCGATGGAAGGGCTAGGAAAGTCGATGAAGTGGACCGGTCGTCAAGCAAAAGGGCCACTAATTAGTGCGCTTAAAGGCGTCTGGAAAACGGTCAGCGGGGTAACGCTTGGACTACGCGCCTTCGGGGATATCCTGTGGGCCGTAGGGAAAGGTATGACGCAAAGCATGGCCGGTGCGCTGAAAAAACTTACCAAAGGAGGTTTTCGCGCGATTGGGCAAGCCGCGAACTGGATGGGAAGCGCTTTCCGCACCGTTAGTATTCATGCTCACGCGTTAGCGACGCGGGCGCTGCCGATGCTCGGCAATGCACTGGTGAGCCTGGGTAAGGGATTCGTCACGTTGGCCAGCGCCATCGGCCGGGCCGGGGTCGCTCTTCTAGCAAACCCAATGACGTGGATCATCCTCGGCATCGTCGCCGCCGTGGCCGCCCTCGCCGGCGCTGCCTACCTGATCTACAAGAACTGGGGCTCCATCAGCGGCTGGTTTGCCCAGCGCTGGGCCGACATCAAAGCCGCGTTCTCCGGCGGCATCGGCAGCGTCATGCGACTACTGGCCGACTGGTCGCCCATTGGCCTGCTCTACCGAGGCATCACCGCCGCACTCGAAAAGCTAGGGGTCGACATTCCCGACAAATTCAAATCTCTAGGCGGGTTCATCGTCGATGGCCTGATCGGCGGGCTCACCAGCAAGCTCGCCGCGCTGAAAGACAAAGTCACCGGAATCGCCAGCAGCGTAAAAGGTTGGTTCGCTGGCGTGCTCGATATGCATTCACCCAGTCGCGTATTCGCCCAGTTCGGCGGCTACACCATCGACGGACTCAACCAGGGTCTGGATGCCCAGCGCAACGAGCCCGCCCGGCGCATCGCGCAGATTGCCAAGAGCGTCACCCGCGCCGGCGCCGGCATGGCCCTGGGCGCGGTCACACTGCCCGCTGCCGCCGCGATGCCCGATGCCGCCGCAATGCCTGCTGCCGCCGCGATGCCCATCGCCAACGATGTCCCCATCGACACACGCGCCCCACTTCAATCGCCCGGCGGTGGGGGCGGCGTCAACATTCAAGGGGGCATCAATATCGAGGTCAATGCCAGCCCCGGCATGGACGAACAGGCCCTCGCCCGCTACGTGCGCGCCGAGGTCGAGCGCGCCCTGGCCGACGCCAGCCGCGACGCCGCCGCGCGTAAGCGCTCAGCGTTCCACGATATCGACTGA
- a CDS encoding TMEM199/VMA12 family vacuolar ATPase assembly factor: MSIVPAPYRTAATAGIRLETARAEYLKQREELQDAAKTLDRLSKLEQASQAEAKSAAAGWRDAMRAAKGEPTKEVREFQEKERSLAEQTRYQRDMIEEQAPLVEYHQILTHGARTAYHRAAEELHYATAHEQLTKAAEAVFASGQGKELLGALPTIFERLEKDVYNDVGFMATHGLDVSSFPGKAIRGHLTETSRPAVDKEIHRRQAIAVGEIAMKHLQQIQGEGISAGDAPEKIDPLPCEAPVSEMGNGIRIGRRKAELECILKKQAA; this comes from the coding sequence ATGAGTATCGTCCCCGCCCCATATCGCACCGCAGCCACGGCCGGAATCCGACTTGAGACGGCTCGTGCTGAGTACCTGAAGCAACGCGAAGAGCTTCAAGACGCCGCCAAGACGCTCGACCGGTTGAGCAAGCTGGAACAGGCATCTCAGGCGGAAGCCAAGTCCGCTGCCGCCGGATGGCGGGACGCCATGCGCGCCGCCAAGGGCGAGCCCACCAAAGAGGTTCGCGAGTTTCAGGAAAAGGAGCGCTCCCTGGCTGAGCAGACTAGATACCAGCGTGACATGATCGAGGAACAGGCACCGTTGGTGGAATACCATCAAATCCTGACCCACGGCGCCCGAACCGCCTATCACCGAGCTGCCGAGGAACTCCACTACGCCACAGCGCACGAACAGCTTACCAAAGCCGCTGAAGCGGTATTTGCCTCCGGACAAGGCAAGGAGCTGCTAGGCGCGTTACCAACCATCTTCGAGCGCCTGGAGAAGGATGTTTATAACGATGTGGGGTTCATGGCCACTCACGGCCTCGACGTGTCTTCCTTCCCCGGAAAAGCCATCCGGGGACACTTAACCGAAACTTCACGGCCCGCCGTCGATAAAGAAATCCACCGTCGCCAGGCTATCGCCGTTGGCGAAATAGCTATGAAACACCTCCAACAGATTCAAGGCGAGGGCATCTCGGCTGGCGACGCCCCGGAGAAGATTGACCCACTTCCCTGCGAGGCTCCGGTATCTGAGATGGGCAACGGCATCAGAATCGGCCGCCGCAAAGCCGAGCTGGAATGCATTCTGAAGAAACAGGCCGCCTGA
- the dusA gene encoding tRNA dihydrouridine(20/20a) synthase DusA has product MNTRKKRNTLDRTFSVAPMMDWTTRDYRAFARTLTREALLYTEMVTTGAILHGSPRERFLGFSDVEHPVALQLGGSDPAALAECAAIAAAWGYDEVNLNVGCPSDRVQNNLIGACLMEHPAKVAAAVRAMQAVVSIPVTVKCRIGVDEQDEDADLARFIGTVADAGCEVFIVHARKAWLEGLSPKENRDVPPLNYPRVHRLKTQHPDLHIGINGGIKTLDDCQAQLEKVDSVMIGREAYQNPWLLAGVDAALYGTPSTVKSRHDAARAMRSYIDKRLTDGAKLNHVTRHLMGLFQGCPGGRQFRRHLSENAHRDGAGLEVFDEALAKVRELDTASAVA; this is encoded by the coding sequence ATGAACACTAGGAAAAAGCGCAACACGCTAGATAGAACCTTCTCCGTCGCTCCTATGATGGATTGGACGACCCGCGACTACCGCGCGTTCGCCCGTACGCTGACCCGCGAGGCGCTGCTATACACCGAGATGGTCACGACTGGAGCGATCCTGCATGGCTCGCCCCGCGAGCGCTTTTTAGGGTTTAGCGACGTGGAGCATCCGGTGGCGCTACAACTAGGCGGCAGCGACCCTGCTGCACTGGCGGAATGCGCGGCGATCGCTGCAGCCTGGGGCTACGATGAAGTCAACTTGAACGTGGGGTGCCCGAGCGATCGGGTACAGAACAACCTGATCGGCGCCTGCCTGATGGAGCATCCCGCCAAGGTGGCGGCAGCGGTACGCGCCATGCAGGCCGTGGTATCGATCCCTGTCACGGTCAAGTGCCGCATCGGTGTCGATGAACAAGACGAGGACGCCGATCTGGCACGTTTCATCGGCACGGTGGCAGATGCCGGCTGCGAGGTCTTCATTGTGCATGCTCGTAAAGCCTGGCTAGAAGGGCTCTCGCCCAAGGAAAATCGCGACGTTCCCCCGCTCAATTACCCTCGCGTGCATCGCCTCAAGACGCAGCATCCCGATCTGCATATCGGTATCAATGGCGGGATCAAAACGCTGGATGACTGCCAGGCGCAGCTTGAAAAGGTCGATAGCGTGATGATCGGGCGCGAGGCGTACCAGAACCCTTGGCTGCTGGCCGGCGTGGATGCCGCGCTCTATGGCACGCCTTCTACCGTCAAAAGCCGGCATGATGCAGCGCGCGCCATGCGATCCTATATCGACAAACGCCTGACTGACGGTGCCAAGCTCAATCACGTCACCCGCCACCTGATGGGCCTGTTTCAGGGTTGCCCAGGGGGACGCCAATTTCGACGTCACTTGTCGGAAAACGCCCACCGCGACGGCGCCGGGCTCGAGGTGTTCGATGAAGCACTGGCCAAGGTACGCGAGCTCGACACTGCAAGCGCCGTCGCCTGA
- a CDS encoding tyrosine-type recombinase/integrase: MAEEWAKRRELELMSPGGLLTAKWRGVKLEDAIERYLHEFARDAGRSKRATIQQLQRFPLARAQVTDLTSEQIVEHAVMRRNSGIRPSTINQDITWLGIILKTAAAAWKMPVELNEFESAKVLLRSKGLISRSGSRDRRPTAEEVELIRTYFRRSQLIRPSAIIPMEDIMDFAIASSRRQEEITRLTWEDLDEQAMTCWVRDAKHPRQKWGNHKRFKLTREAMALIKRQPRIAGEERIFPFNGKSIGTRWRAATAACGIEDLRFHDLRHEATSRLFEAGYEIVEVQQFTLHESWDVLKRYTHLRPENLQLKGEGADMVPAAESKA, from the coding sequence ATGGCGGAAGAGTGGGCTAAGCGCCGCGAGCTTGAGCTGATGAGCCCCGGTGGCCTTCTCACCGCGAAGTGGCGAGGAGTGAAGCTGGAGGATGCCATTGAGCGCTACCTACACGAGTTTGCCCGAGACGCTGGCCGCTCGAAGCGAGCCACCATACAGCAGTTGCAGCGCTTTCCCCTTGCGCGAGCTCAAGTTACCGACCTGACGAGTGAGCAGATCGTAGAGCATGCCGTCATGCGCCGTAATAGCGGCATCAGGCCCTCGACGATCAACCAGGACATCACGTGGCTGGGCATAATCCTCAAGACGGCAGCAGCAGCATGGAAGATGCCGGTGGAGCTCAATGAGTTCGAGTCGGCAAAGGTGCTACTACGTAGCAAAGGGCTGATTTCTCGCTCTGGATCTCGTGATCGGCGGCCTACTGCTGAGGAAGTCGAGCTGATCCGAACCTACTTCCGTCGCTCGCAGTTGATTCGGCCGAGCGCGATCATCCCCATGGAAGACATCATGGACTTCGCCATCGCCTCCTCGAGGCGTCAGGAGGAGATCACCCGTCTCACCTGGGAGGATCTCGACGAACAGGCGATGACCTGCTGGGTACGTGATGCCAAGCATCCTCGGCAGAAATGGGGCAACCACAAGCGCTTCAAGCTGACTCGGGAAGCGATGGCCCTCATCAAAAGGCAGCCTCGGATCGCAGGTGAGGAGCGGATTTTCCCCTTCAATGGAAAATCTATAGGGACTCGGTGGAGAGCGGCAACGGCTGCCTGTGGCATCGAAGATCTACGCTTCCATGACCTTCGGCATGAGGCAACGTCGCGCCTGTTCGAGGCAGGCTATGAAATCGTCGAGGTTCAGCAATTCACGCTTCACGAAAGCTGGGATGTGTTGAAGCGCTACACACACCTTCGTCCCGAAAACCTTCAGTTGAAGGGTGAGGGTGCCGACATGGTGCCGGCGGCCGAAAGCAAGGCATAG
- a CDS encoding succinylglutamate desuccinylase/aspartoacylase family protein has translation MARAPFELAGTRIPPGSRAQIDVPVAKLYTHAPLHIPVEVVHGRQPGPVLLVCGAIHGDELNGVEIVRRMLRLASLSRLRGTLIAVPIVNVFGFVQQTRYLPDRRDLNRCFPGSEIGSLGSRIAALFREQIVDLATHIVDLHTGAIHRTNLPQVRAQMKDRPATQAMAEAFGVPVILNAELREGSLREYAQSRNVPVLTYEAGEALRFDEWAIAPGVRGVQRVMRLLGMLPTDRRRHKPAVAEVANGSSWARSPIDGILRPRARLGARVARGDILGRVADPFGNAEQEVLANADGIVIGMSNLPLANEGEALFHVARFDEIEEAENAVETFHSDFETRQEL, from the coding sequence ATGGCTCGCGCTCCCTTCGAACTCGCCGGTACGCGTATTCCGCCCGGCAGCCGGGCACAAATCGATGTGCCGGTGGCCAAGCTGTATACCCACGCGCCGCTGCATATTCCCGTCGAGGTCGTCCATGGACGCCAGCCGGGACCGGTCTTGCTGGTGTGTGGTGCCATTCATGGCGATGAGCTCAACGGCGTCGAGATCGTGCGCCGGATGCTAAGGCTGGCCTCGCTATCGCGCTTGAGGGGCACGCTGATCGCGGTGCCCATCGTCAATGTCTTCGGCTTCGTGCAGCAGACGCGTTACCTGCCCGATCGGCGTGACTTGAATCGCTGCTTTCCGGGCAGTGAGATTGGCTCGCTTGGCTCGCGTATCGCGGCGCTGTTCCGTGAGCAAATTGTCGATTTGGCCACGCATATCGTCGACCTGCATACCGGGGCGATCCATCGCACCAACCTTCCCCAGGTGCGCGCGCAGATGAAGGATCGGCCCGCAACACAAGCCATGGCAGAGGCGTTCGGCGTGCCGGTGATTCTCAATGCCGAGCTGCGCGAGGGAAGTCTTCGGGAATACGCACAATCGCGTAACGTGCCGGTGCTGACCTATGAGGCCGGAGAGGCGTTGCGTTTCGACGAGTGGGCGATCGCGCCGGGGGTAAGAGGTGTGCAGCGCGTGATGCGCTTGCTGGGCATGCTGCCCACCGACCGGCGTCGGCATAAACCTGCCGTTGCGGAGGTCGCCAATGGCTCGAGTTGGGCTCGCTCGCCCATCGATGGCATCCTACGGCCTCGAGCGCGGTTGGGCGCGCGTGTCGCACGAGGCGATATTCTAGGGCGCGTTGCCGATCCGTTCGGTAATGCCGAGCAGGAAGTGCTCGCCAACGCCGATGGCATCGTCATCGGTATGAGCAATCTACCGCTCGCCAATGAAGGCGAGGCGCTATTTCATGTGGCGCGCTTCGATGAAATCGAAGAGGCCGAGAACGCCGTTGAAACCTTCCACTCCGATTTCGAGACACGCCAAGAGCTATAG